In Cupriavidus sp. EM10, the genomic window AAAAGCTGGTCATCGGCAACTGGAAGATGCACGGCAGCCTTGCCGCCAATGCGGCCCTGCTGGAAGGCATCAAGGCAGCGCCGGCCAAGGCAAAACTGGCCGTCTGCGCACCGTTCCCCTATCTTGCCCAGTGCCAGTCGCTGCTCACCGGTACCCAGGTGTCGTGGGGCGCCCAGGACACCTCAGCCGAGACGCGCGGCGCCTTCACGGGTGAAGTCGCGGCACCGATGCTGGCCGAGTTTGGCTGCACCTACGTGCTGGTGGGGCACTCCGAACGGCGCACCTATCATGGCGAGACCGATGCAACGGTGGCTGCCAAGGCGCTGCGGGCGCTGGAGTCGGGCCTGATCCCCGTGGTTTGCGTCGGCGAAACGCTGGCCGAGCGCGAGGCCGGGCAAACCGAGGCGGTGGTGGGCCGCCAGCTCCAGGCAGTGCTGGAGACACTCTCTATCGAGCAACTGAATCGCATTGTCCTGGCCTATGAGCCCGTGTGGGCCATCGGTACGGGCAAGACGGCCACGAGCGAGCAGGCCCAGGCCGTGCACGCCGCCCTGCGCGCGCAGGTCGCCGCCAGGGATGCCGGCGTGGCCCAGGCCATCGCCATCCTGTACGGCGGCAGCGTCAAGCCTGACAATGCGGCCGAACTCTTTTCCATGTCCGACATCGACGGGGGGCTGATTGGCGGCGCCTCGCTGAAGGCGGATGATTTCCTCGCGATCGGCAACGCCTGAATGCCGGATGCGACTGTCTGATCAGGCAAGTACGAAACGAATTTAACCAAATGGCAATTTTCAAGACTCTGTTGGTCGTCGTGCAGGTTCTGTCCGCGCTGGGCGTGATCGGTCTGGTCCTGCTGCAGCACGGCAAAGGCGCCGACGTTGGCGCGGCGTTCGGTTCCGGCGCATCGGGC contains:
- the tpiA gene encoding triose-phosphate isomerase: MRQKLVIGNWKMHGSLAANAALLEGIKAAPAKAKLAVCAPFPYLAQCQSLLTGTQVSWGAQDTSAETRGAFTGEVAAPMLAEFGCTYVLVGHSERRTYHGETDATVAAKALRALESGLIPVVCVGETLAEREAGQTEAVVGRQLQAVLETLSIEQLNRIVLAYEPVWAIGTGKTATSEQAQAVHAALRAQVAARDAGVAQAIAILYGGSVKPDNAAELFSMSDIDGGLIGGASLKADDFLAIGNA